In a genomic window of Methylovirgula sp. 4M-Z18:
- a CDS encoding ABC transporter ATP-binding protein, whose translation MSQTDRTLALNWSNLQLVRRIYMDFGRTYRWRYVMALLCMVTAAAAGAYAVSLLSPFINNVRLGQEGRVAQITGGMHEIRQIAFTVAILYCLRGFTTFGQMLIMSRIGNRIVARAQAQIYNHLLGQNVGFFQARQSTDFMTRLVTASNGLRDTMQLIVTSVGRDLCSVIGYVAVMFYHEPVMTMIAISGGPIGALLMSRVIRRVRHFARRSYDGTARILATMQETVIGIRIVKSFNLENIMRVRMQNSVRDVEKAMNRIALGSAVTSPVSETLGGVVIAAVLVYAGWDVEVRGGELGQFVAFLGAMMLAYEPGKRLGKLRLDMQNGLMGARLIYEILDKAPVEVDDNQKPRLQVTEGRITFHDVAFGYRATENVLNGLSFTAEPSTTTALVGPSGGGKSTIISLIQRFYDPQAGMITVDGEDVQNVGIHSLREKIAFVSQDVFLFQGTIRENIALGRAGASEEDIIAAAKHAHAHDFITGFASGYDTPVGEQGAQLSGGQRQRIAIARAILKNAPIILLDEPTAALDSESEREVQKALDDLRIGRTTLVVAHRLQTIVNADRICVIEKGHCVEQGTHDELLEKHGSYYAFFSAQFGDNVRMVTKLDAPRTEPSAVRS comes from the coding sequence ATGTCGCAAACAGACCGCACCCTCGCGCTGAACTGGTCCAATCTACAATTGGTCCGCCGCATTTATATGGATTTCGGCCGCACGTACCGCTGGCGCTATGTGATGGCGCTTCTGTGCATGGTGACCGCCGCGGCGGCGGGTGCCTACGCGGTCAGTTTGCTGAGCCCGTTCATTAACAATGTGAGACTGGGCCAGGAAGGCCGCGTCGCGCAGATCACGGGCGGCATGCACGAAATCCGACAGATCGCCTTCACTGTCGCCATACTCTATTGCCTGCGCGGCTTTACGACCTTCGGTCAGATGCTGATCATGTCGCGCATTGGCAATCGCATTGTTGCTCGCGCGCAGGCGCAAATCTACAATCATCTGCTCGGCCAGAATGTCGGCTTTTTCCAGGCACGCCAATCGACCGATTTCATGACGAGGCTCGTGACCGCGTCGAACGGCCTGCGCGACACGATGCAATTGATTGTTACTTCCGTTGGTCGCGATCTGTGCTCGGTCATCGGCTATGTCGCCGTGATGTTTTATCACGAGCCGGTCATGACAATGATCGCGATTTCTGGCGGCCCCATCGGCGCGCTGCTCATGAGCCGGGTCATTCGTCGCGTCCGGCACTTCGCCCGGCGCTCTTACGACGGCACGGCGCGTATTCTCGCGACCATGCAGGAAACGGTGATCGGCATTCGCATCGTGAAGTCGTTCAATCTCGAAAACATCATGCGCGTGCGCATGCAGAATTCGGTGCGCGACGTCGAAAAGGCGATGAACCGTATCGCGCTCGGCAGCGCGGTAACGAGCCCGGTCTCCGAGACTCTGGGCGGCGTGGTGATCGCGGCTGTACTTGTCTATGCCGGTTGGGATGTGGAAGTGCGGGGCGGCGAACTCGGGCAGTTCGTCGCCTTTCTTGGCGCCATGATGCTCGCTTACGAGCCGGGCAAGCGTCTCGGCAAATTGCGGCTCGACATGCAAAATGGCTTGATGGGCGCGCGCCTGATTTACGAAATTCTGGATAAGGCGCCGGTTGAGGTCGACGACAATCAGAAGCCGCGATTGCAGGTGACCGAAGGTCGCATCACCTTCCACGACGTAGCCTTCGGCTATCGCGCAACGGAGAATGTCCTCAACGGCCTGTCGTTCACCGCCGAACCCAGCACCACGACCGCGCTCGTCGGTCCTTCGGGCGGCGGCAAATCGACGATCATCAGTCTGATCCAGCGTTTCTACGACCCGCAAGCAGGCATGATCACCGTCGACGGCGAGGACGTGCAGAATGTCGGCATCCATTCCCTGCGCGAGAAGATTGCCTTTGTCTCGCAGGACGTTTTTCTGTTTCAGGGCACGATCCGCGAGAACATCGCGCTCGGCCGGGCCGGCGCGTCCGAAGAGGATATCATCGCAGCGGCCAAGCACGCTCACGCGCATGATTTCATCACGGGCTTTGCCTCGGGTTACGACACGCCGGTCGGCGAACAAGGCGCGCAATTGTCGGGCGGCCAGCGTCAGCGCATCGCCATTGCGCGCGCCATTCTGAAGAACGCGCCCATCATCCTGCTCGATGAACCGACCGCCGCGCTCGATTCCGAATCCGAGCGCGAAGTCCAGAAGGCTTTGGACGATTTGCGCATCGGGCGCACCACGCTTGTGGTCGCCCATCGCCTGCAGACCATCGTCAATGCCGACCGGATCTGCGTGATCGAGAAAGGTCACTGCGTCGAGCAAGGTACGCATGACGAATTGCTCGAGAAGCACGGCTCATATTATGCGTTCTTCTCGGCGCAGTTCGGCGACAATGTCCGTATGGTCACAAAGTTGGACGCGCCGCGGACGGAGCCTTCGGCGGTTCGCTCGTGA
- a CDS encoding aldo/keto reductase, whose product MQIRQLGKTGPQSSGLGLGCMGMSGMYGPADRAESIATIHAALDVGINLLDTGDFYGMGHNEMLIGEALKGRKRDQPILSVKFGALRDPSSGWIGFDGRPAAVKTFLAYTLQRLGVDYIDIYRPARLDPNVPIEDTVGAIADMVKAGYVRHIGLSEVGAETIRRAAKVHPIVDLQIEYSLISRGIEDCILPVCRELGIGITGYGVLSRGLISGHWQQGSAGAGDFRAHSPRFQGGNVEKNLALVETLRQVAAAKGASVAQIAIAWVAAQDKSIVPVVGSRRRDQLQEALGALDVTLTPADLAAIEQAIPKGAAAGERYQTAQMAHLDSEKA is encoded by the coding sequence ATGCAAATCCGCCAATTGGGCAAAACCGGCCCGCAATCTTCCGGCCTCGGCCTCGGCTGCATGGGGATGTCGGGCATGTATGGGCCCGCCGACCGGGCCGAAAGCATCGCCACCATCCACGCGGCCCTCGACGTCGGCATCAATCTGCTCGACACCGGCGATTTTTACGGCATGGGCCACAATGAAATGCTGATCGGCGAGGCCCTGAAAGGCCGCAAGCGCGATCAACCGATCCTCAGCGTGAAATTCGGCGCCTTGCGCGATCCGTCCAGCGGCTGGATCGGGTTTGATGGGCGTCCGGCAGCGGTCAAGACCTTCCTCGCCTATACGCTGCAGCGGCTCGGCGTCGATTATATTGACATTTACCGGCCAGCCCGGCTCGATCCCAACGTGCCGATCGAGGACACTGTCGGTGCGATCGCCGACATGGTCAAGGCCGGCTACGTGCGCCACATCGGCTTGTCGGAAGTCGGCGCCGAAACGATCCGCCGCGCGGCAAAAGTGCATCCGATCGTCGATCTGCAGATCGAATATTCGCTGATTTCCCGCGGGATCGAGGATTGCATCCTGCCGGTCTGCCGCGAACTTGGCATCGGCATCACGGGTTACGGCGTCCTGTCGCGCGGCCTCATTTCCGGTCATTGGCAGCAGGGCTCCGCAGGCGCCGGCGATTTCCGCGCCCATAGCCCGCGTTTCCAGGGTGGCAATGTCGAGAAGAATCTTGCGCTGGTGGAGACGCTGCGCCAGGTCGCCGCCGCCAAGGGCGCCAGCGTCGCGCAGATCGCAATCGCCTGGGTTGCGGCGCAAGACAAGAGTATCGTGCCGGTCGTCGGCTCGCGCCGCCGCGATCAGTTGCAGGAGGCGCTGGGCGCCCTCGATGTCACGCTGACGCCCGCCGATCTTGCGGCCATCGAGCAGGCGATTCCGAAGGGCGCCGCTGCCGGCGAGCGCTACCAGACCGCGCAAATGGCGCATCTCGACAGCGAGAAAGCCTGA
- the pal gene encoding peptidoglycan-associated lipoprotein Pal, whose translation MKLFSGGHSLKLALALIVALGVSACSKDPNADMANGANGAYGAGAAVPGSVKDFEVNVGDRVFFDTDQTELSSTAQATLDKQASWLTKYGRYTFTVEGHADERGTREYNFGLGQRRAENTRDYLVSRGIDASRIKIISYGKERPVATCDDISCWSQNRRAVTVLNGGNS comes from the coding sequence ATGAAGCTGTTCTCAGGCGGCCATAGCTTGAAGCTGGCGTTGGCTTTGATTGTGGCCTTGGGCGTGAGTGCCTGCTCCAAGGATCCGAATGCGGATATGGCCAATGGCGCCAATGGTGCTTATGGCGCGGGCGCTGCGGTGCCGGGCAGCGTGAAAGATTTCGAAGTGAATGTCGGCGACCGCGTCTTCTTCGACACCGACCAAACCGAACTCTCGAGCACGGCACAGGCGACGCTCGACAAGCAGGCGTCCTGGCTGACCAAATACGGCCGTTATACGTTCACGGTCGAAGGCCATGCGGACGAGCGCGGTACGCGCGAATACAATTTCGGCCTTGGCCAGCGGCGCGCCGAGAACACCCGGGATTATCTCGTTTCGCGCGGCATCGATGCGTCGCGCATCAAGATCATCTCCTATGGCAAGGAGCGCCCGGTCGCCACCTGCGACGACATTTCCTGCTGGTCGCAGAACCGCCGCGCCGTCACCGTGTTGAACGGCGGCAATTCGTAA
- a CDS encoding LysE family translocator — translation MPSPTLWGLFILASAVLLLTPGPAVLYIVARSVEQGRRAGLVSVLGIHLGTIVHITAAAVGLSALIVSSALAFAVVKYLGAAYLIWIGMRTFMARDPSTTTPAVHREPLRRIFRDGFVVNLFNPKTAIFFLAFLPQFVDPTRGPVHWQILVLGFTFMGLGIMSDGMFALVAGAAGDFLRRNKRFLRFQRWFAGTSFVGLGLTAAFASRK, via the coding sequence ATGCCAAGCCCAACCCTTTGGGGTCTCTTCATATTGGCTTCCGCCGTGCTGTTGCTGACGCCCGGCCCGGCGGTCCTTTACATTGTCGCTCGCTCGGTCGAACAGGGACGAAGGGCTGGCTTGGTCTCGGTGCTCGGCATCCATCTCGGCACGATCGTCCACATCACGGCTGCCGCGGTCGGGCTGTCGGCGCTGATCGTCTCGTCGGCGCTCGCGTTTGCCGTGGTGAAATATCTCGGTGCGGCCTATCTCATTTGGATCGGCATGCGCACGTTCATGGCACGAGACCCGAGCACAACAACGCCAGCCGTCCACCGCGAACCGTTGCGCCGCATTTTCCGCGACGGATTCGTCGTCAATCTCTTCAATCCGAAGACGGCGATTTTCTTTCTCGCCTTCCTGCCGCAATTCGTCGATCCGACGCGCGGCCCAGTCCACTGGCAAATTCTCGTTCTCGGCTTCACCTTCATGGGACTTGGCATCATGAGCGACGGCATGTTTGCTCTTGTCGCGGGTGCTGCCGGCGACTTTTTACGGCGCAACAAGCGGTTCTTGCGCTTCCAACGCTGGTTCGCCGGCACATCCTTCGTCGGGCTTGGCCTGACCGCGGCTTTTGCAAGCCGCAAATAA
- a CDS encoding LysR family transcriptional regulator → MATPDLGDLAAFVAVAQQRSFRGAAALRNVSASSLSETIRRLEERLGVRLLNRTTRSVTPTEAGARLLERLQPVLGEVAAALDTINDFRDTPTGTLRLNVPTVVAKHVLPGMIDRFLLAFPGITLEVIANDTFIDILAAGFDAGIRYDESLERDMVRIPIGPRRQRFCTAASPAYLAKRGRPEHPNDLLRHDCIRHRFASGVSPAWEFEQGQDVIRIVPQGPLISNEMRLEVHAARQGLGLIHTFAESLAPALAAGELVAVLDDWSPSFSGPYLYYPSRDHMPAPLRAFIDFVKADGATNA, encoded by the coding sequence ATGGCTACTCCGGATCTTGGCGACCTCGCTGCTTTCGTCGCGGTCGCGCAGCAGCGTAGCTTTCGCGGCGCCGCGGCGCTGCGCAATGTTTCGGCCTCCTCGCTCAGCGAAACCATTCGCCGCCTGGAAGAACGGCTGGGGGTGCGCCTGCTCAACCGAACCACCCGCTCGGTGACGCCGACCGAGGCGGGCGCACGCCTGTTGGAACGGTTGCAGCCGGTGCTTGGCGAAGTGGCGGCCGCCCTCGACACGATCAATGATTTTCGTGACACACCGACAGGCACTTTGCGGCTGAACGTGCCGACCGTCGTCGCCAAGCACGTCCTCCCCGGCATGATCGACCGTTTTCTCCTGGCTTTTCCCGGCATCACGCTCGAGGTCATCGCCAACGATACGTTTATCGATATCCTCGCCGCCGGCTTCGATGCCGGCATCCGCTATGACGAAAGCCTCGAGCGCGACATGGTCCGCATCCCGATCGGCCCGCGGCGCCAGCGATTTTGCACCGCCGCCTCGCCCGCCTATCTCGCGAAACGAGGCCGTCCCGAACATCCCAACGACCTGCTTCGGCACGATTGCATCCGCCACCGTTTTGCCAGCGGCGTCTCGCCCGCCTGGGAATTCGAGCAAGGCCAGGACGTGATCCGGATCGTGCCGCAAGGGCCCTTGATCTCCAATGAGATGCGGCTGGAGGTGCACGCGGCCCGGCAGGGGCTGGGCTTGATCCACACTTTCGCCGAGTCGCTCGCCCCGGCACTGGCGGCGGGCGAGCTCGTCGCGGTTCTGGACGATTGGTCGCCGAGTTTTTCCGGCCCCTATCTTTATTATCCAAGCCGCGACCACATGCCGGCACCGCTCCGGGCCTTTATCGACTTCGTGAAAGCCGATGGCGCGACAAACGCCTAG
- the tolB gene encoding Tol-Pal system beta propeller repeat protein TolB, with product MTLLIKRRTLIKGLASAGAGLALGSSLRGALAQERTLDIHGGGNFTPVNIAITNFAGDAGGPNGITSVMTNNFKRSVFIAPIDSKSFPEQIANPDQAPNADAWKTVNAQFVVTGSTGRGGDGRLKSQFRLWDISSGQQVAGQQYTTDPTNARRVAHIISDAIFTHITGEKGWFDSRVVFVDETGPKDKRVKRLAIMDQDGANVKYLTTGDNLVVTPRFSPSAQEVTYMSFAGGDPRVYIMNIETGQREPVGNFPGMTFSPRFSPDGQSVVMSLAEGANTNLYAMDLRTRATTRLTNTQAIDTSPCYSPDGSKITFESDRGGQPQIYVMGSNGGGAQRISFGEGRYSTPVWSPKGDYIAFTKQRGGSFAIGVMKPDGSGERILTEGFHNEGPTWAPNGLYLMFFRDLGGAGGARTFLIDIMGRGEFQIPTPSYASDPSWGPLLG from the coding sequence ATGACCTTGCTCATCAAACGCCGCACCTTGATTAAGGGATTGGCCAGCGCTGGCGCCGGCTTGGCTCTCGGGTCCTCGCTGCGCGGCGCGCTGGCGCAGGAGCGCACGCTCGACATTCACGGCGGCGGCAATTTCACGCCTGTCAATATCGCCATTACGAATTTTGCCGGCGATGCGGGCGGGCCGAACGGCATCACCAGCGTGATGACCAACAATTTTAAGCGTTCGGTGTTCATCGCGCCGATCGATTCGAAAAGCTTCCCCGAGCAGATCGCCAATCCCGACCAGGCGCCCAACGCCGACGCGTGGAAGACGGTGAATGCGCAATTCGTCGTGACGGGCAGCACCGGACGCGGCGGGGACGGCCGGCTGAAGTCGCAGTTCCGCCTGTGGGACATTTCCTCGGGCCAGCAGGTTGCCGGTCAGCAATATACGACCGACCCGACCAATGCGCGCCGAGTCGCGCATATTATTTCGGATGCGATCTTCACCCACATCACCGGTGAAAAGGGCTGGTTCGATTCCCGTGTCGTCTTTGTTGACGAAACGGGCCCTAAGGACAAGCGCGTCAAGCGCCTGGCGATCATGGATCAGGACGGCGCCAATGTGAAATATCTGACCACGGGCGACAATCTCGTTGTCACGCCGCGCTTTTCGCCCTCCGCACAGGAGGTCACCTATATGTCGTTCGCCGGCGGCGATCCGCGCGTCTACATCATGAATATCGAGACGGGCCAGCGCGAACCGGTCGGCAATTTCCCGGGCATGACCTTCAGCCCGCGCTTCTCGCCGGACGGGCAAAGCGTGGTGATGTCGCTGGCCGAAGGCGCGAATACCAATCTCTATGCCATGGATCTGCGCACGCGCGCGACGACGCGCCTCACCAACACCCAGGCGATCGATACGTCGCCGTGCTATTCGCCCGACGGGTCGAAAATCACCTTCGAATCGGATCGCGGCGGCCAGCCGCAAATTTATGTGATGGGTTCGAATGGCGGTGGCGCGCAGCGCATTTCGTTCGGCGAGGGCCGCTATTCGACGCCGGTCTGGTCGCCGAAGGGCGATTATATCGCCTTCACCAAACAGCGGGGCGGCTCGTTCGCCATTGGCGTGATGAAGCCGGACGGCTCGGGCGAGCGCATCCTCACGGAAGGCTTCCACAATGAAGGACCGACCTGGGCGCCGAACGGACTTTATCTGATGTTCTTCCGCGATCTGGGCGGCGCGGGCGGCGCCCGCACGTTCCTGATCGACATCATGGGCCGCGGCGAATTCCAGATCCCGACGCCAAGCTATGCTTCCGATCCTTCGTGGGGGCCGCTGCTCGGTTAG
- a CDS encoding ExbD/TolR family protein, whose amino-acid sequence MGMAVGAGKKKGRRTRGVPRYGAMADINMTPFIDVMLVLLIIFMVAAPLMATGVPIDVPKTSAGALNVDQKPIAVAINERGEIYLQDQPVAEQDLIGRLQSLATAGPDERIYVRGSKDINYGRVAQVMSMITSAGYKKVALVTEQTK is encoded by the coding sequence ATGGGTATGGCTGTTGGAGCAGGCAAAAAGAAGGGGCGGCGCACGCGCGGCGTGCCGCGCTATGGCGCCATGGCCGATATCAACATGACGCCGTTCATCGACGTGATGCTGGTGCTGCTGATCATCTTCATGGTGGCGGCGCCGCTGATGGCGACCGGCGTGCCGATCGACGTGCCGAAAACTTCGGCCGGCGCGCTCAATGTCGATCAAAAGCCGATTGCGGTGGCGATCAACGAACGCGGCGAAATCTACCTGCAGGATCAGCCGGTCGCGGAGCAGGATCTGATTGGCAGGCTGCAATCGCTCGCAACGGCCGGTCCGGACGAGCGCATCTATGTGCGCGGATCGAAGGACATCAATTACGGCCGCGTCGCGCAAGTGATGTCGATGATCACGTCCGCCGGCTACAAGAAGGTTGCGCTCGTCACCGAGCAGACGAAGTGA
- a CDS encoding IS110 family transposase, which yields MIVLSNAAGIDAGRDFLDVAVEPCGHVRRVANAPAGIKALLAWLTRRQVRRVVLEAIGPYAARLVRALADTGFEVGLVDPRRIRAWRTAEGRRAKTDRLDAKLIARFALRMENIIRPVPTPQAQRIKALSTRRRQIVEMIAMEKTRLKQAFDADIAQNHRETIAFLTSQRAALEAELTACLTADDGGARLALLQTAPGVGPAVAITLLADLPELGTLDRRAVASLAGLAPQITQSGLDKGQAHIAGGRPCLRNALYMAALAATRSKSGMRSEYEAMRNAGKPPKVALIAIARKLLVILNHMMRERRPWTPNPSQKT from the coding sequence ATGATCGTCTTGTCGAACGCCGCCGGGATTGATGCCGGGCGGGATTTTCTGGATGTTGCGGTTGAACCGTGCGGCCATGTTCGCCGGGTCGCCAACGCACCTGCCGGCATCAAGGCCTTGCTGGCCTGGCTGACGCGCCGACAGGTGCGGCGCGTCGTGCTGGAGGCGATCGGCCCCTATGCGGCGCGCCTCGTGCGGGCCCTTGCCGATACCGGTTTCGAGGTCGGCCTCGTGGATCCGCGCCGCATCCGGGCCTGGCGGACCGCCGAAGGACGTCGGGCCAAAACGGATCGGCTGGACGCCAAGCTCATTGCGCGCTTTGCTCTGCGCATGGAAAATATCATCCGCCCCGTGCCCACGCCCCAGGCCCAGCGCATCAAGGCGCTGTCGACACGCCGTCGGCAGATCGTCGAGATGATTGCGATGGAAAAGACCCGTCTGAAGCAGGCTTTTGACGCGGACATCGCCCAGAACCATCGAGAGACGATCGCTTTCCTGACGAGCCAGCGCGCGGCGCTCGAGGCGGAGTTGACCGCATGCCTGACGGCCGACGATGGCGGCGCCCGCCTAGCCCTACTGCAGACTGCGCCAGGGGTCGGGCCGGCGGTGGCCATCACGCTCCTGGCGGACCTGCCGGAACTCGGAACGCTGGATCGGCGGGCCGTGGCTAGCCTCGCCGGCCTCGCGCCCCAGATCACCCAGAGCGGTCTCGACAAGGGGCAAGCGCACATTGCGGGCGGACGCCCCTGTCTGCGCAATGCGCTCTATATGGCGGCCCTTGCGGCAACCCGATCCAAATCCGGAATGCGCAGTGAGTATGAAGCCATGCGCAACGCCGGAAAACCACCCAAGGTCGCTCTCATCGCCATCGCACGAAAACTCCTGGTCATCCTCAACCATATGATGCGCGAGCGCCGACC
- the tolQ gene encoding protein TolQ, with product MDHVTDLSLWGMFLEASIVVKLVMIGLLFASIWCWSIIVNKMLLFSRTEKSMDRFEEVFWSGQSLEDLYKNLSSRPTIAMGTLFVAAMREWKRSFESASSAFMGLHARIEKVLDVSIAREVEKLESNLLVLASVASAGPFVGLFGTVWGIMTAFTSIASSGNTSLNTVAPGIAEALFATAIGLFAAIPALVSYNVLQGRVARAQARMESFADEFSSILSRQIDHHVASGRDRAA from the coding sequence ATGGATCACGTAACCGACCTCTCGCTTTGGGGCATGTTCTTAGAGGCCTCGATCGTCGTGAAACTCGTGATGATCGGCCTTTTGTTCGCCTCCATCTGGTGCTGGTCGATCATCGTGAACAAGATGCTGTTGTTCTCCCGCACCGAAAAATCCATGGATCGGTTCGAGGAGGTCTTCTGGTCGGGCCAATCGCTGGAAGATCTCTACAAGAACCTCTCCAGCCGACCGACCATCGCCATGGGCACGTTGTTCGTCGCGGCGATGCGCGAGTGGAAGCGCTCGTTCGAATCGGCAAGTTCGGCGTTCATGGGGTTGCACGCCCGTATCGAAAAGGTGCTCGACGTCTCGATCGCGCGCGAGGTCGAAAAGCTCGAGAGCAATCTCCTGGTCCTGGCCTCGGTCGCGTCGGCCGGGCCGTTCGTCGGCCTGTTCGGCACGGTCTGGGGCATCATGACCGCCTTCACATCTATCGCCTCGTCCGGCAATACGTCGCTGAATACGGTGGCGCCGGGCATTGCGGAAGCCTTGTTCGCGACCGCGATCGGCCTCTTCGCCGCCATTCCGGCGCTCGTTTCCTACAACGTCCTGCAGGGCCGCGTCGCGCGGGCGCAAGCACGTATGGAAAGTTTCGCCGACGAATTTTCGTCCATCCTGTCGCGCCAGATCGACCACCACGTCGCCTCGGGCCGCGACCGCGCCGCCTGA
- a CDS encoding cell envelope biogenesis protein TolA: MRFSSSEPGIFVSGGVHAALLVLLVFGFLNPAKMDGSPESISAEVITSDQFDQLMKGDKNEKEVKPDPQQKADKQADITNTKPTPATPDATRDVPTPPPPLPRQDDPGQDQTDVPQPQTVTAVPPPRPPDPTPATPAPPTPPVPPERPPEPKPEPPKPEAEVMKPAPTPPPPQKPVPTPPTPPTPPKQPVQKQPDKADQQQLAKMMNVPQPQEPPAKAKSGAATDQKQYAYNANNINSVLSKDAPQSTGSTAHTVSPASSAGSPTANAPKMSITMLGQFEADLISQYKRCWTYYGATDTSFTPEIHVEFNPNGALIGMPTLMHQAGNSTDRSLADSAVRAVRMCNPLRIPDKYKPYYNDWKSYILRFHADEMAN; this comes from the coding sequence TTGAGATTTTCGAGCTCAGAGCCAGGGATTTTTGTCTCGGGGGGCGTGCATGCCGCCCTTTTGGTGTTGCTGGTTTTTGGCTTCTTGAATCCGGCAAAAATGGACGGCTCGCCGGAATCGATTTCGGCGGAAGTCATCACGTCCGATCAGTTCGATCAGCTCATGAAGGGCGATAAGAACGAGAAAGAGGTCAAGCCGGATCCGCAACAAAAGGCGGATAAGCAGGCCGATATCACCAACACCAAGCCGACGCCCGCAACGCCCGATGCGACCCGCGACGTGCCGACGCCGCCACCCCCGCTGCCGCGCCAGGACGATCCCGGCCAGGATCAAACAGACGTGCCGCAGCCGCAAACCGTGACGGCGGTGCCGCCCCCGCGCCCGCCGGATCCGACCCCTGCGACACCGGCGCCTCCGACGCCGCCCGTGCCGCCGGAACGCCCGCCCGAGCCCAAGCCCGAACCGCCGAAACCTGAGGCGGAGGTGATGAAGCCTGCGCCGACGCCGCCCCCACCGCAGAAGCCGGTGCCAACACCGCCGACACCTCCGACCCCGCCCAAACAGCCGGTGCAAAAGCAGCCGGACAAGGCGGACCAGCAGCAATTGGCAAAGATGATGAACGTGCCGCAGCCGCAGGAGCCGCCCGCGAAAGCGAAATCAGGCGCTGCGACCGACCAGAAGCAATATGCGTACAACGCGAACAACATCAACAGCGTGCTGTCGAAGGACGCCCCGCAATCGACCGGGTCGACCGCCCATACCGTGAGCCCGGCTTCTTCGGCCGGATCGCCGACGGCGAACGCGCCGAAAATGTCGATCACGATGCTGGGGCAATTCGAAGCGGACTTGATCAGTCAATATAAGCGCTGCTGGACCTATTACGGCGCGACTGATACGAGCTTCACGCCGGAAATTCACGTGGAATTCAACCCCAACGGCGCCTTGATCGGAATGCCGACCCTGATGCATCAGGCTGGCAACTCGACGGATCGCAGCTTGGCGGACAGCGCGGTACGGGCGGTACGCATGTGCAACCCGCTTCGCATTCCGGACAAATACAAGCCTTATTACAACGACTGGAAGAGCTACATCTTGCGCTTCCATGCGGATGAAATGGCGAACTGA